A window from Parambassis ranga chromosome 13, fParRan2.1, whole genome shotgun sequence encodes these proteins:
- the sln gene encoding sarcolipin yields the protein MDRSVQELFLNFMIVLITVLLMWLLVKTYQD from the coding sequence ATGGACCGTTCAGTGCAAGAGTTGTTCCTCAACTTCATGATCGTCTTAATCACAGTGCTGCTAATGTGGCTGCTGGTGAAAACTTATCAGGACTAA
- the kbtbd3 gene encoding kelch repeat and BTB domain-containing protein 3 translates to MFEVDMRERDDGSVTLGNQCPVVVGSFLDFAYSGETLITESNVDMLFQLASFLQVSVLSKACSDFLIGTMDLCNCLSLLSLAEAYGSVSLLCSANEFVVQNFIDLFKTQDFLDMQVNVLEACLRSDALNVPSEEAVVMALLRWIRHNLQERQKLFPGLLSLTRLHHLPAPALKVQAGCIHLIYNLLKVFSRSCLALLSEARSRQIQYDGLLTDARPATTQSYIYIHKTEENGEIRHTFCYCLETDQWKELGTGHGEEAATLPDPPGSYLTSYAEKMFVTGGCQGNCCRAIRLHVAEPFHDATDEVWCFCPVTLTCKPAPAMLKPRTMHAAVTCLDRLYVIGGRTKGSRGGAPSLLEVEYYDPLTQTWSSVSPLPTAIFYPEASACGNIIYTLGSEVEITDSFNPSLDCFFQYDAQLDQWSRLVAEFGQFFHATLVKAVSINNTLHLCDLSTYKVYSFCPETCVWKGEGSFECAGFNAGAVGLRDRIYILGGDYSPDEITDEVQVFYSGRSQWEEVAPMPRALTEFHCQLISFNRYRDPWGDTT, encoded by the exons ATGTTTGAGGTGGATATGCGAGAGCGTGACGATGGTTCAGTAACACTGGGTAACCAGTGTCCAGTGGTTGTGGGATCCTTCTTGGATTTTGCCTACTCAGGAGAGACACTAATTACCGAAAGCAATGTAGACATGTTGTTTCAGCTTGCATCGTTTCTGCAG GTCTCAGTCCTCTCCAAAGCATGCAGTGACTTCCTGATAGGCACCATGGATCTTTGTAACTGTCTGTCCCTCTTGTCACTGGCTGAAGCGTACGGCTCAGTCTCTCTCCTGTGTAGTGCCAATGAGTTTGTGGTCCAGAACTTTATTGACCTTTTCAAAACCCAGGACTTCCTGGATATGCAG gtgaATGTCTTGGAAGCCTGTCTAAGGTCAGATGCTCTAAACGTGCCCAGTGAGGAGGCAGTGGTGATGGCACTTCTTAGATGGATCCGGCACAATCTACAGGAAAGACAGAAGCTGTTTCCAGGATTGTTGTCTCTAACCCGACTGCACCATCTGCCTGCACCTGCACTAAAGGTACAAGCTGGTTGTATTCATTTGATTTACAATTTGCTGAAGGTATTTTCTAGA TCATGTCTCGCCCTGCTGTCAGAAGCACGGAGCAGACAGATACAGTATGATGGCCTTCTCACTGATGCCAGGCCTGCCACCACACAGAGCTACATCTACATTCACAAGACGGAGGAGAATGGTGAGATCCGCCACACTTTCTGCTACTGTCTGGAAACGGACCAATGGAAAGAGCTGGGAACAGGGCATGGAGAGGAGGCAGCCACATTACCCGATCCACCAGGGTCTTATCTAACCAGCTATGCTGAGAAG ATGTTCGTCACGGGTGGTTGTCAGGGTAACTGTTGCAGAGCAATACGTCTCCATGTTGCTGAACCATTCCATGATGCCACTGATGAGGTTTGGTGCTTTTGTCCTGTGACTTTAACCTGCAAACCTGCACCAGCCATGCTGAAGCCCAGAACCATGCACGCTGCTGTGACCTGCCTGGACCGATTGTATGTGATCGGTGGACGGACCAAAGGGTCTAGAGGAGGTGCTCCTAGTCTGCTGGAG GTGGAGTATTATGACCCTTTGACTCAGACCTGGTCATCTGTCAGCCCACTGCCCACTGCCATCTTCTATCCTGAGGCTAGCGCTTGTGGCAATATTATCTACACACTGGGGTCAGAGGTGGAGATCACTGACTCCTTTAACCCCTCACTTGACTGCTTTTTCCAGTATGACGCCCAACTGGACCAGTGGAGCCGCCTGGTGGCTGAGTTCGGCCAGTTTTTCCACGCTACGCTGGTCAAAGCTGTGTCAATTAATAATACGCTGCACCTCTGTGACCTGTCAACTTACAAG GTCTACAGTTTTTGTCCAGAGACATGTGTTTGGAAGGGTGAAGGATCATTTGAATGTGCTGGGTTCAATGCTGGAGCAGTGGGTTTGCGAGACAGAATCTACATTCTGGGTGGAGACTACTCACCTGATGAGATCACAGATGAAGTTCAA gtGTTCTACAGTGGGAGGAGCCAATGGGAAGAAGTAGCACCCATGCCCAGAGCGCTCACTGAGTTCCACTGCCAGCTCATCAGCTTCAACAGATACAGAGACCCGTGGGGGGACACAACATga